TATTTCGCTGAACAACTAACACATTATGCTGGTGGTGCCAAAATTTATTTAAAAAGGGAAGACTTAAATCATACAGGAGCACACAAAATCAATAATACCATTGGGCAAGCTTTGTTAACCAAAAAGATGGGCAAGCGGAAAATTGTAGCCGAAACAGGGGCTGGACAACATGGTGTTGCGACAGCGACTGTTGCAGCCTTGTTCAATATGGACTGTATTATTTTCATGGGGGAAGAAGATGTGAAACGTCAAGCTTTAAATGTCTTCCGGATGGAGTTACTAGGCGCAACAGTGGTAACCGTAACCTCTGGCGGAAAAACCTTAAAAGATGCCGTTAATGAAGCTCTACGCTATTGGGTTGCACATGTCGAAGACACTCACTATGTAATGGGATCCGTTTTGGGTCCACATCCATTTCCACAAATTGTTCGTGATTACCAAAGTGTAATTGGGTTGGAAGCTAAAGAACAACATTTAGAAAAAGAAAATCGTTTACCTGAAGCTATTGTGGCTTGTGTTGGTGGAGGTAGTAATGCTATGGGTTTATTTTATCCATTTATTAATGATGAATCTGTCAAAATGTACGGCGTTGAGGCTACTGGGATGGGAATTGAGACTACTTTACATGCAGCTTCGATGGCAAAAGGGGAAGTCGGTGTGCTTCATGGTTCTATGATGCACGTTTTACAAGATAAATTTGGTCA
This Carnobacterium maltaromaticum DSM 20342 DNA region includes the following protein-coding sequences:
- the trpB gene encoding tryptophan synthase subunit beta; this translates as MTYQAPDKNGFYGNYGGRFVPETLMEAVKELELAYEASKTDEAFQKELAYYLTEYVGRKSPLYFAEQLTHYAGGAKIYLKREDLNHTGAHKINNTIGQALLTKKMGKRKIVAETGAGQHGVATATVAALFNMDCIIFMGEEDVKRQALNVFRMELLGATVVTVTSGGKTLKDAVNEALRYWVAHVEDTHYVMGSVLGPHPFPQIVRDYQSVIGLEAKEQHLEKENRLPEAIVACVGGGSNAMGLFYPFINDESVKMYGVEATGMGIETTLHAASMAKGEVGVLHGSMMHVLQDKFGQITEPYSISAGLDYPGVGPEHSFFRDLGRTTYHGVTDKEAIAAFQLLCQVEGIIPALESSHAIAYAIKLAKEMQPEESMIVCLSGRGDKDVDQIRTYLKGGSSHE